The following are from one region of the Oncorhynchus nerka isolate Pitt River linkage group LG8, Oner_Uvic_2.0, whole genome shotgun sequence genome:
- the LOC135572729 gene encoding synapsin-1-like — MRKVDLPPSTGGPPPHQQVDLLPINRWTSSPSTGGPLPPHQQVDLFPPINRWTSSPPSTGEPLCHQQVDLFPINRWTSSPSAGGPPPHQQDGPPPHQQVDLFPHQQVNLFPHQQVNLFAINRWTSSPSTGGPLPHQQVDLHPINRWTYSPHQQVDLFPPINRWTSTPSTGGPLPHQQVDLLPINRWTSSPSTGGPPPHQQVDLFPINRWTSSPSTGGPPPHQQVDLFPINRWTSPHQQVDLLPINRWTSSPSTGGPLPHQQVDLFPHQQVDLFPHQQVDLFPINRWTSSPSAGGPLPHQQVDLFPISRWTSTPSTGGPIPPHQQVDLFPHQQVDLYPINRWTSSPSTGGPPPHQQVDLFPINRWTSPPSTGGPLPHQQVDLVPINRWTSSPSTGGPPPHQQVDLFPINRWTSSPSTGGPPPHQQVDLPHKKDTQPKVIPTCIGSEVCILM; from the exons ATGAGGAAg GTGGACCTCCCCCCATCAACAGGTGGACCTCCTCCCCATCAACAGGTGGACCTCCTCCCCATCAACAGGTGGACCTCTTCCCCATCAACAGGTGGACCTCTTCCCCCCCATCAACAGGTGGACCTCTTCCCCCCCATCAACAGGTGGACCTCTTCCCCCCCATCAACAGGTGAACCTCTTTGCCATCAACAGGTGGACCTCTTCCCCATCAACAGGTGGACCTCTTCCCCATCAGCAGGTGGACCTCCACCCCATCAACAGGATGGACCTCCCCCCCATCAACAGGTGGACCTCTTCCCCCATCAACAGGTGAACCTCTTCCCCCATCAACAGGTGAACCTCTTTGCCATCAACAGGTGGACCTCTTCCCCATCAACAGGTGGACCTCTTCCCCATCAGCAGGTGGACCTCCACCCCATCAACAGGTGGACCTATTCCCCCCATCAACAGGTGGACCTCTTCCCCCCCATCAACAGGTGGACCTCTACCCCATCAACAGGTGGACCTCTTCCCCATCAACAGGTGGACCTCCTCCCCATCAACAGGTGGACCTCTTCCCCATCAACAGGTGGACCTCCCCCCCATCAACAGGTGGACCTCTTCCCCATCAACAGGTGGACCTCCTCCCCATCAACAGGTGGACCTCCTCCCCATCAACAGGTGGACCTCTTCCCCATCAACAGGTGGACCTCCCCCCATCAACAGGTGGACCTCCTCCCCATCAACAGGTGGACCTCCTCCCCATCAACAGGTGGACCTCTTCCCCATCAACAGGTGGACCTCTTCCCCCATCAACAGGTGGACCTCTTCCCCCATCAACAGGTGGACCTCTTCCCCATCAACAGGTGGACCTCTTCCCCATCAGCAG GTGGACCTCTTCCCCATCAACAGGTGGACCTCTTCCCCATCAGCAGGTGGACCTCCACCCCATCAACAGGTGGACCTATTCCCCCCCATCAACAGGTGGACCTCTTCCCCCATCAACAGGTGGACCTCTACCCCATCAACAGGTGGACCTCTTCCCCATCAACAGGTGGACCTCCTCCCCATCAACAGGTGGACCTCTTCCCCATCAACAGGTGGACCTCCCCCCCATCAACAGGTGGACCTCTTCCCCATCAACAGGTGGACCTTGTCCCCATCAACAGGTGGACCTCCTCCCCATCAACAGGTGGACCTCCTCCCCATCAACAGGTGGACCTCTTCCCCATCAACAGGTGGACCTCCTCCCCATCAACAGGTGGACCTCCTCCCCATCAACAGGTGGACCTTCCCCATAAGAAAGACACACAGCCAAAGGTGATTCCAACATGTATTGGCTCAGAAGTgtgtatacttatgtaa